The Exiguobacterium acetylicum genome includes a window with the following:
- a CDS encoding cation:dicarboxylate symporter family transporter — protein MTTTKRKPIGLAWQILIGLILGITVGGVFYGNPHVAEWLKPIGDIFIRMMKMIVVPIVFTTIVLGVSSVGSPKSLGRLGVKTLGYFTIVTMIAIFTGLFAANLVEPGAGINMSTLDKTDISTYVETEETTQDAGLVDKIVNIVPTNILDAMVRGDMLAIIFFSVLFGLGVGFAGEKGQPVVRFFEGVAAAMFNLVNIVMKFAPIGVFALIGVTVSTFGIESLGSLFKLIATLYVTALLFMVIVFGAIMKWVGIRVSDFTRIFKDELLLTYSTASSETVLPRVMEKLERMGVPKSIVSFVVPTGYSFNLDGSALYQALAALFIAQMYGIDLSIGTQLTLVFVLMLTSKGMAAVPGVSFVVLLATLGTVGIPAEGLAFIAGIDRIMDMMRSVVNVTGNTLASLVIAKWEGVLDEDQLETFMSTEGKKDDVRSA, from the coding sequence ATGACAACTACGAAACGTAAGCCAATTGGCCTTGCCTGGCAAATTTTAATCGGCTTGATTCTTGGGATCACAGTCGGTGGTGTATTTTATGGGAATCCCCATGTCGCGGAGTGGCTCAAGCCAATCGGTGACATCTTTATCCGGATGATGAAAATGATCGTTGTTCCGATCGTCTTCACGACGATCGTCCTCGGTGTCTCATCAGTCGGTAGTCCGAAAAGTCTCGGACGCCTCGGCGTCAAGACGCTCGGTTACTTCACAATCGTAACGATGATCGCAATCTTCACGGGGCTGTTCGCAGCCAATCTTGTTGAACCGGGTGCCGGTATCAACATGTCGACACTCGATAAGACGGATATTTCGACATATGTCGAGACAGAAGAGACGACGCAGGACGCAGGACTCGTCGACAAGATCGTCAACATCGTTCCAACGAATATCTTGGACGCGATGGTCCGCGGTGATATGCTCGCTATTATTTTCTTCTCAGTCTTATTCGGACTCGGTGTCGGTTTTGCAGGGGAGAAGGGTCAACCGGTCGTTCGCTTCTTTGAAGGCGTCGCAGCAGCGATGTTCAACCTCGTCAATATCGTCATGAAATTCGCGCCGATTGGTGTTTTCGCCTTGATCGGTGTCACGGTCTCGACGTTTGGGATTGAATCGCTTGGTTCATTGTTTAAATTGATTGCGACGCTATACGTCACAGCACTTCTTTTCATGGTGATCGTTTTCGGTGCGATCATGAAGTGGGTTGGCATTCGGGTATCTGATTTCACACGCATCTTCAAAGACGAGTTATTGTTGACGTATTCAACGGCATCGTCTGAGACGGTACTGCCGCGCGTCATGGAAAAACTCGAACGGATGGGCGTTCCGAAATCAATCGTCAGCTTCGTCGTACCGACGGGTTATTCATTCAACCTTGATGGTTCAGCGCTTTATCAAGCACTTGCTGCCTTGTTCATCGCGCAGATGTACGGGATTGATCTATCGATCGGAACACAATTAACGCTTGTCTTCGTCTTGATGTTGACATCAAAAGGGATGGCTGCCGTTCCTGGCGTCTCCTTCGTTGTGTTACTCGCAACACTCGGTACGGTCGGCATCCCGGCAGAAGGACTTGCCTTCATCGCGGGGATTGACCGAATCATGGATATGATGCGCTCGGTTGTCAACGTGACAGGAAACACGCTGGCTTCACTCGTCATCGCGAAGTGGGAAGGTGTCCTAGACGAAGACCAACTCGAGACGTTCATGTCGACAGAAGGTAAAAAGGACGACGTCCGCAGTGCGTGA
- a CDS encoding ABC transporter ATP-binding protein — MVRLATEEINIGYGDRPIVKDLSVQIPDRQITTIIGANGCGKSTLLKAMTRIIPHQSGRALLDGLDIAKESTKLLARKMAILPQTPESASGLTVAELVSYGRFPYQKGFGRLTKHDYEIIDWALEATDTMAFKHRPVDALSGGQRQRVWIAMALAQETDIIFLDEPTTYLDLAHQLEVLELLEHLNRTEGRTIVMVLHDLNQAARFADYIIAMKNGEVVKAGTCEEVIAKDVLQEVFHIDAEIGRDPRTNKPMCITYNLIKGD, encoded by the coding sequence ATGGTACGTCTAGCAACAGAAGAAATCAATATCGGCTACGGTGATCGTCCCATCGTCAAGGACTTGTCCGTCCAAATTCCTGATCGGCAAATCACGACGATCATCGGAGCAAATGGATGTGGCAAATCAACTTTATTGAAAGCGATGACACGGATCATTCCCCACCAATCGGGACGTGCGTTGCTTGATGGTCTCGATATCGCGAAGGAAAGCACGAAGCTACTTGCTCGGAAAATGGCTATTCTGCCACAGACTCCAGAGAGTGCAAGTGGTCTGACGGTCGCAGAGCTTGTCTCATACGGTCGTTTCCCTTATCAAAAAGGATTCGGACGCTTAACGAAACACGATTACGAGATCATCGATTGGGCACTCGAAGCAACGGATACGATGGCGTTCAAACATCGTCCAGTCGATGCGCTATCGGGTGGTCAGCGTCAACGCGTCTGGATCGCGATGGCACTTGCCCAAGAGACGGACATCATCTTCCTCGATGAACCGACGACTTATCTTGATCTCGCCCACCAACTTGAGGTGCTCGAGCTACTTGAGCATCTCAACCGGACCGAAGGACGGACGATCGTCATGGTCCTGCATGACTTGAATCAAGCGGCACGCTTCGCCGACTACATCATCGCCATGAAAAACGGCGAAGTCGTCAAAGCTGGGACGTGTGAGGAAGTCATCGCAAAAGACGTTTTACAAGAAGTATTCCATATCGATGCTGAAATCGGACGCGATCCGCGTACGAACAAGCCGATGTGTATCACTTACAACTTAATCAAGGGAGATTGA
- a CDS encoding NAD(P)/FAD-dependent oxidoreductase has protein sequence MREQELFDVTIIGGGPAGLYSTFYSGLRGMKTKLIEYQAELGGKLHVYPEKMIWDVGGQPPITGEKLMAQLVEQGLTFQPTVQLNEKIISIAKDVFGNFVLEAESGRIHYSKTVIVAVGGGILNPQKLKVEGAERFEVSNLNYTVKSIERFKGKTVIVSGGGNSAIDWANELEPVAKKVYVTYRRDCFSGHEAQVDQLVKSSAVCLLNTTIHKLIASPDHQRIASVELIDCQTDEIVEIPIDEVIINHGYEQDAALLDACDLDIARVDDFYIAGNAASESSVPGLYAAGDILSHDGKVHLISGAFQDAANAVNRAKRFIEPEAPKVAMVSSHNEVFKKRNRALIEERVNQQS, from the coding sequence ATGAGGGAGCAAGAGTTGTTCGACGTAACGATCATCGGTGGAGGACCAGCAGGGTTATATTCGACGTTCTATAGTGGTCTTCGGGGCATGAAGACGAAATTGATCGAGTATCAAGCAGAACTCGGAGGAAAACTGCACGTCTATCCGGAAAAGATGATCTGGGACGTCGGTGGACAACCACCGATCACCGGTGAAAAACTCATGGCTCAACTCGTCGAACAAGGATTGACGTTTCAACCGACTGTTCAATTGAATGAAAAGATCATCTCGATTGCAAAAGACGTCTTCGGCAATTTCGTCTTAGAAGCAGAATCGGGGCGGATCCATTATTCGAAGACGGTCATTGTCGCAGTTGGCGGCGGCATCCTCAATCCACAAAAATTAAAAGTCGAAGGTGCGGAACGCTTCGAAGTCTCGAACTTGAACTATACCGTCAAATCGATTGAACGCTTTAAAGGAAAGACCGTCATCGTCTCAGGTGGTGGGAACTCGGCGATTGATTGGGCAAACGAGCTCGAACCGGTCGCAAAAAAAGTCTACGTCACGTATCGCCGGGATTGTTTTTCAGGGCACGAGGCGCAGGTCGATCAACTCGTCAAAAGCTCAGCTGTTTGTCTCTTAAATACAACGATTCATAAACTGATCGCAAGCCCCGATCACCAGCGGATTGCGTCGGTCGAATTGATCGACTGTCAAACGGATGAGATTGTCGAGATTCCGATTGATGAAGTCATCATCAATCATGGCTACGAACAGGATGCGGCACTTCTTGACGCCTGTGATCTCGATATCGCACGTGTCGATGACTTCTACATTGCGGGAAATGCGGCGAGTGAATCGAGTGTACCGGGGCTATATGCTGCCGGAGATATCCTGTCACACGACGGGAAGGTCCACTTGATCTCAGGTGCCTTCCAAGATGCGGCAAACGCCGTTAACCGGGCGAAACGGTTTATTGAACCGGAAGCACCAAAAGTGGCGATGGTCTCGTCACACAATGAAGTCTTCAAAAAACGCAATCGGGCGTTGATTGAGGAACGCGTCAATCAACAATCTTGA
- a CDS encoding iron-hydroxamate ABC transporter substrate-binding protein has translation MKKLLLPVLLILTLVIAACGNTEKKDDAASGSKNETITYKSENGDVKVPANPKRVVVLAGFAGNVMALDVPVVGVDSWSKANPKFDKLKDVTEVSEENVEKIIELEPDLIIGYSTTKNLDKIKKIAPTVTYTYGKVDYLTQHIEIGKLLNKEQEARDWVKDFKTRAAAAGKDIKAKIGEDATVSVIESFDKQLYVFGDNWGRGTEILYQEMKLKMPDKVTKMALKDGYYALSPEVLPEYAGDYLVFSKSAEADNSFTKTDTFKNIPAVKNDRVFEVDSKEFYFNDPLTLERQLEFFKKSFLGA, from the coding sequence ATGAAGAAACTACTTTTACCGGTTTTACTCATTCTCACGCTCGTCATTGCAGCGTGTGGCAATACAGAGAAGAAGGACGATGCAGCATCTGGTTCGAAAAATGAGACGATCACGTACAAATCAGAGAATGGTGACGTCAAAGTTCCCGCTAATCCAAAACGTGTCGTTGTCCTCGCTGGTTTCGCTGGTAACGTCATGGCACTCGACGTACCTGTCGTGGGTGTCGATTCGTGGTCAAAAGCGAATCCGAAGTTCGATAAGCTCAAAGACGTAACGGAAGTTTCGGAAGAGAACGTTGAAAAAATCATCGAACTCGAGCCAGACTTGATCATCGGCTACTCAACAACGAAAAACCTTGATAAAATCAAAAAGATTGCTCCGACGGTCACGTACACATACGGAAAAGTCGACTACTTGACGCAACATATCGAAATCGGTAAATTGCTCAACAAAGAACAAGAAGCACGCGACTGGGTCAAAGACTTCAAAACACGCGCTGCTGCTGCCGGTAAAGATATCAAAGCAAAAATCGGTGAAGATGCAACCGTGTCTGTCATCGAAAGCTTCGATAAACAACTCTACGTCTTCGGCGATAACTGGGGTCGTGGAACAGAGATTCTCTATCAGGAAATGAAATTGAAAATGCCGGATAAAGTCACGAAGATGGCATTAAAAGACGGATACTACGCGTTGTCACCGGAAGTCCTTCCTGAATACGCAGGCGACTACCTCGTCTTCAGTAAGAGTGCAGAAGCAGACAACTCATTTACGAAAACGGATACGTTCAAAAACATTCCAGCCGTCAAAAACGATCGTGTCTTTGAAGTCGACTCGAAGGAGTTCTACTTCAACGACCCTCTCACACTCGAACGTCAACTCGAGTTCTTCAAGAAAAGTTTCCTTGGCGCATAA
- a CDS encoding FecCD family ABC transporter permease, with product MSAGRIPFGIKITLGLVLFFGMFWIAMTFGAADTTIREVWNALTFGPLNEKAKIVQEIRLPRELAAILVGAALGVSGAIMQAMTRNPLADPGLLGLTAGANAALALVIVLFPKIDYFGIMLACFVGAALGAGLVFGIGASKKGGFSPLRIVLAGSAISAFLYAIAEGIGIYFKIAQDVSQWTSGGLVGSTWGQLQVIAPVIAIGIVIAFIFSRQLTILSLSEEVALGLGQNIQRIKAVLYVVVILLAGAAVALVGNMAFIGLMIPHIVRAIVGTDYRFILPMTAIFGATFMLLADTIGRTLYAPYETPVIAIVSMLGLPFFLLIVRKGGRAFS from the coding sequence ATGTCAGCTGGTCGAATTCCGTTCGGCATTAAAATCACACTCGGTCTCGTCCTCTTTTTCGGGATGTTCTGGATCGCGATGACGTTCGGCGCTGCCGATACGACGATACGTGAAGTTTGGAACGCCTTGACGTTCGGACCATTAAATGAAAAAGCAAAAATCGTTCAAGAAATTCGCTTACCTCGCGAACTAGCAGCGATCCTCGTCGGGGCAGCACTCGGTGTTTCTGGTGCAATCATGCAGGCGATGACTCGTAATCCACTTGCCGATCCCGGTCTGCTTGGTCTGACGGCAGGTGCGAACGCGGCACTTGCGCTCGTCATCGTCCTGTTCCCGAAGATTGACTACTTCGGTATCATGCTTGCGTGTTTCGTCGGAGCAGCACTTGGAGCAGGACTTGTCTTCGGAATCGGGGCTTCAAAAAAAGGTGGTTTCTCACCGCTCCGGATCGTCCTTGCTGGTTCTGCGATCTCCGCTTTTCTTTACGCGATTGCGGAAGGAATCGGGATCTATTTCAAAATTGCCCAAGATGTCTCCCAATGGACGTCCGGTGGGCTTGTCGGTTCAACTTGGGGGCAACTCCAAGTCATCGCACCGGTTATTGCGATCGGAATCGTGATTGCCTTTATTTTCTCTCGGCAATTAACGATTCTTAGTTTATCGGAAGAAGTCGCGCTCGGACTCGGACAGAACATCCAGCGCATCAAGGCGGTACTTTACGTCGTCGTCATCCTGCTTGCGGGTGCTGCCGTAGCACTCGTCGGCAACATGGCATTCATCGGACTGATGATTCCGCATATCGTCCGCGCGATCGTCGGGACGGACTATCGGTTCATCCTGCCAATGACCGCAATCTTCGGTGCAACATTCATGTTGCTTGCTGATACGATTGGACGAACATTATATGCACCTTATGAGACACCGGTCATCGCGATCGTCTCGATGCTCGGGCTACCGTTCTTCCTCTTGATCGTTCGGAAAGGAGGGCGTGCTTTCTCATGA